A stretch of Garra rufa chromosome 11, GarRuf1.0, whole genome shotgun sequence DNA encodes these proteins:
- the LOC141346139 gene encoding uncharacterized protein — protein MEAMRVRVRGGQRGRGFGRGRGRGRGRVQRQGPVRRRVSDDIRATLVDHVINHGLSMREAGQRVHPNLRRYTVASIIRTFRLENRMIGRPPQGGRARLFTEQQELAIIEMVRENNAIRLRELQQRIIEDRNVFNHINRVSISTLSRILKKHNFRMKQLYRVPFERNSVRVKDLRHDYVQTVLDFDAAELPHEFIYVDEAGFNLAKTRRRGRNVVGQRAVVNVPGQRGGNITLCAAISVQGVLHHHATLGPFNTEQIIAFLDALHAVVQERPEQPRFVIIWDNVSFHRAALVRDWFNNHNNFTVLYLPPYSPFLNAIEEFFSAWRWKVYDRQPHARMTLLQAMEEACGDIEVGSIQGWIRHTRRYFPRCLAREDIACDVDEVLWPDPNRRRDP, from the exons ATGGAGGCCATGAGAGTCAGAGTTAGAGGAGGACAAAGAGGGAGAGGATTCGGACGTGGAAGAGGACGAGGACGAGGACGAGTACAAAGACAAGGACCAGTGCGTAGACGTGTGTCTGATGACATCAGGGCTACTCTGGTGGACCATGTGATAAATCATGGCCTGTCCATGAGGGAGGCTGGGCAAAGAGTCCACCCTAACCTCCGTCGCTACACAGTAGCATCGATAATAAGAACATTCCGACTGGAGAACAG AATGATTGGACGACCTCCTCAGGGTGGAAGGGCACGGCTCTTCACTGAACAACAAGAGCTTGCCATCATAGAAATGGTCAGAGAAAATAATGCAATCCGACTTCGAGAGTTGCAACAACGCATCATTGAAGACAGAAATGTATTCAACCATATCAACCGGGTCAGCATTTCTACACTAAGTCGCATCCTAAAGAAACATAACTTCAGAATGAAGCAGCTGTACAGGGTGCCATTTGAGCGGAACAGTGTCAGGGTGAAGGATCTGCGCCATGATTATGTGCAG ACAGTTCTGGATTTTGATGCTGCCGAACTGCCACATGAGTTCATCTACGTGGATGAGGCAGGCTTTAATCTGGCCAAAACCAGGCGTCGGGGCCGTAACGTAGTTGGGCAAAGGGCTGTTGTGAATGTCCCTGGGCAGCGTGGGGGAAATATCACCTTGTGTGCTGCAATTAGTGTCCAAGGAGTCCTGCATCACCATGCCACTCTAGGTCCCTTCAATACAGAACAGATCATTGCATTTTTAGATGCACTACATGCTGTTGTGCAGGAGAGACCAGAACAGCCCAGGTTTGTTATCATCTGGGATAATGTTAGTTTCCACCGGGCAGCTCTGGTCCGAGATTGGTTCAACAACCataacaattttacagttttataccTGCCCCCTTACAGCCCTTTTCTAAATGCAATCGAGGAATTCTTTTCAGCGTGGCGGTGGAAAGTATATGATCGGCAACCACACGCCCGCATGACTCTTCTGCAAGCAATGGAAGAGGCATGCGGAGACATTGAAGTGGGATCAATCCAAGGGTGGATTCGGCACACAAGGCGATATTTTCCCCGATGCCTAGCCCGCGAGGACATCGCTTGTGATGTTGATGAGGTCTTGTGGCCAGATCCGAACAGAAGGCGGGATCCATAA